The DNA region ATAATATCAAACTAATCGTTATTGATACATTCCAACAGATACGAAATGCAGATGATCGAGTTAACTATGCTAATGACTATTATGAACTTACGTCTATAAAGAAATTAGCAGATGAACACCATATTGCAATTTTGTTAGTACACCATCTACGCAAGATGGCAGACAATGATCCGATAAATATGATTAGCGGTTCTTCTGGTGTAAGCGGCGCAGTAGATAATATCTATATTCTTTCAAAGGAAAAACGTATAGACAATAAAGCTGTACTAACCATTACAGGTCGAGACATACCTGACAAAGCTATGAATTTAGAGTTCGACAGAGAGTGCAACATATGGCGCTTTATTAGTTATGTTACTGAAGAAGTCAATAATACAAAGCAATTACTAAATAGTATTCAGCAACTTGTAGAAGAACAAGGTGAATTCTTAGGCTCTGCTTCTGAACTAGTTGATCAATTAAATGGTATTGACTGTGCTAAAAATCGTATTACTAGTATTCTGAATATGAATGTAATTGCACTTCGTAATTCACATAATATTATATACAGCTATAAACGTACAAATAACAAGCGGATTATTAGCTTAAAACAAGTTAATAACAGTGACACTTAAATTGGCGAATAGGGCATCTA from Candidatus Delongbacteria bacterium includes:
- a CDS encoding AAA family ATPase, translated to MSKLKTVNGNELLDMDINPPEFIVSEIMPVGLHMLAGSPKIGKSWLVLWLCDQIAKGEKIWEYDTRKSGVLYLALEDTYNRLHHRLTSITEKSSDYINLAIESYSLEQGLLSQLKEYMFENNNIKLIVIDTFQQIRNADDRVNYANDYYELTSIKKLADEHHIAILLVHHLRKMADNDPINMISGSSGVSGAVDNIYILSKEKRIDNKAVLTITGRDIPDKAMNLEFDRECNIWRFISYVTEEVNNTKQLLNSIQQLVEEQGEFLGSASELVDQLNGIDCAKNRITSILNMNVIALRNSHNIIYSYKRTNNKRIISLKQVNNSDT